A single window of Streptomyces sp. NBC_00464 DNA harbors:
- a CDS encoding dihydrolipoamide acetyltransferase family protein, protein MPQVLEFKLPDLGEGLTEAEIVRWLVEVGDVVAIDQPVVEVETAKAMVEVPCPYGGVVTARFGEEGAELPVGAPLLTVAVGSVEPSLTDAGSGAEAAGAEPSGSGNVLVGYGTGAPPVRRRRVRPEGLSAPVAAGAAAGAGVAAAAAVASAAAAPGEAAVAGRGADGVRGPVAVVSPLVRKLARQHDLDLRQLAGTGPDGLILRADVESAIRSAAAAPVAAPVGTSAATPAAPPAAAAGRTAAPGGPAARPVGERIPLRGVRGAVADKLARSRREIPDATCWVDADATELMAARAAMNGAGGPGAGPKVSVLALLARICTAALARYPELNSMVDVEAREIVRLPEVHLGFAAQTERGLVVPVVRDAQARNLESIGAEIARLTEAARTGTLKPAELTGGTFTLNNYGVFGVDGSTPIINHPEAAMLGVGRIVPKPWVHEGELAVRRVVQLSLTFDHRVCDGGTAGGFLRYVADCVEQPAVLLRTL, encoded by the coding sequence ATGCCTCAGGTACTTGAGTTCAAGCTTCCGGACCTCGGCGAGGGGCTGACCGAGGCGGAGATCGTGCGCTGGCTGGTGGAGGTCGGCGATGTCGTCGCCATCGACCAGCCGGTCGTCGAGGTCGAGACGGCCAAGGCGATGGTGGAGGTGCCGTGCCCGTACGGGGGCGTGGTGACCGCACGATTCGGCGAGGAGGGAGCGGAACTCCCCGTCGGTGCGCCGCTGCTGACGGTCGCGGTGGGGAGCGTGGAACCATCGCTGACCGACGCCGGTTCCGGTGCGGAGGCCGCCGGGGCGGAGCCGTCCGGGTCCGGGAACGTGCTGGTGGGGTACGGGACCGGGGCGCCGCCGGTGCGGCGCCGGCGGGTCCGGCCGGAGGGCCTTTCGGCTCCCGTCGCAGCCGGAGCCGCAGCCGGAGCCGGAGTCGCAGCCGCGGCCGCTGTTGCCTCCGCCGCTGCGGCTCCTGGTGAGGCTGCCGTCGCCGGCCGGGGTGCGGACGGCGTACGGGGGCCGGTCGCTGTCGTCTCCCCGCTGGTGCGCAAGCTTGCGCGGCAGCACGACCTCGATCTGCGACAGCTCGCGGGAACCGGGCCCGACGGGCTGATTCTGCGGGCCGATGTCGAGTCCGCCATCCGGTCGGCGGCCGCGGCTCCGGTCGCCGCACCGGTGGGCACGTCTGCCGCGACGCCTGCGGCACCCCCCGCGGCGGCTGCCGGCCGGACCGCGGCGCCCGGCGGGCCGGCGGCACGTCCTGTCGGTGAACGGATTCCGTTGCGCGGGGTACGGGGCGCGGTCGCCGACAAGCTGGCGCGCAGCCGGCGCGAGATCCCCGACGCCACATGCTGGGTGGACGCCGATGCCACCGAGCTGATGGCGGCCCGGGCAGCGATGAACGGCGCCGGTGGTCCCGGTGCGGGCCCGAAGGTGTCGGTGCTCGCGCTCCTCGCCCGTATCTGCACGGCGGCCCTGGCCCGGTATCCCGAGCTCAACTCCATGGTGGATGTGGAGGCACGTGAGATCGTCCGGCTGCCGGAGGTACACCTCGGGTTCGCGGCCCAGACCGAACGCGGGCTGGTCGTTCCGGTCGTCCGCGACGCGCAGGCGCGCAACCTGGAGTCGATCGGGGCGGAGATCGCCCGGCTGACCGAGGCGGCGAGGACGGGGACGCTGAAGCCGGCGGAGCTGACCGGCGGCACGTTCACGCTCAACAACTACGGCGTGTTCGGGGTCGACGGGTCGACGCCGATCATCAACCACCCGGAGGCGGCGATGCTCGGCGTCGGCCGGATCGTCCCCAAGCCGTGGGTGCACGAGGGCGAGCTGGCCGTGCGACGGGTCGTCCAGCTCTCGCTGACCTTCGACCACCGGGTCTGCGACGGCGGTACGGCGGGAGGCTTCCTGCGCTACGTGGCCGACTGCGTGGAACAGCCGGCGGTGCTGCTGCGGACGCTGTAG
- a CDS encoding potassium channel family protein, producing MARHADEHVVPTRVMLPRRVVDGPARQVAKRLMMALTVLAVTVLIVWVDRGGYHDAADGKVDLLDAVYYATVTLSTTGYGDITPYSASARLINVVLVTPLRVLFLIILVGTTLEVLTERTREDFRLKRWRTNLRDHTVVVGFGTKGRSAIQTLCATGLRKDQIVIVDPASKVIEIANAEGFTGVLGDATRSDVLLRAETQKARQIIIATQRDDTAVLVALTARQLNRGAKIVAAVREEENAPLLRQSGADAVITSASAAGRLLGLSVLSPSAGTVMEDLIQQGSGLDLVERPVIKAEVGKNVRETDDLVVSVLRGHRLLGYDDPAASPLQLTDRLITIVRASNEPPLNHPPQAAPRA from the coding sequence ATGGCCAGGCACGCCGACGAGCATGTCGTCCCCACCCGGGTGATGCTCCCGCGCAGGGTCGTCGACGGACCGGCTCGCCAGGTCGCCAAGCGGCTGATGATGGCTCTGACGGTGCTTGCCGTCACGGTGCTGATCGTCTGGGTCGACCGCGGCGGCTACCACGACGCCGCCGACGGCAAGGTCGACCTGCTGGACGCGGTGTACTACGCGACGGTCACCCTCTCCACCACGGGATACGGCGACATCACCCCGTACAGCGCCAGCGCCCGGCTCATCAATGTGGTGCTCGTGACACCGCTGCGCGTGCTCTTCCTCATCATCCTGGTCGGCACCACCCTTGAGGTCCTCACGGAACGGACGCGCGAGGACTTCCGGCTGAAGCGTTGGAGAACCAACTTGCGTGACCACACCGTCGTTGTCGGCTTCGGTACGAAGGGCCGTTCGGCGATTCAGACCCTCTGCGCCACCGGGTTGCGGAAGGACCAGATCGTCATCGTCGACCCGGCGTCCAAGGTGATAGAGATCGCCAACGCAGAGGGCTTCACCGGGGTGCTCGGGGATGCCACCCGCAGCGATGTGCTGCTGCGGGCCGAGACCCAGAAGGCGCGTCAGATCATCATCGCCACCCAGCGCGACGACACGGCGGTGCTGGTCGCACTGACCGCACGTCAGCTCAACCGGGGCGCGAAGATCGTGGCCGCGGTGCGCGAGGAGGAGAACGCCCCGCTGCTGAGGCAGTCCGGTGCCGATGCGGTCATCACCAGTGCCAGCGCGGCGGGCCGGCTTCTCGGCCTCTCCGTACTCAGCCCCAGTGCGGGCACGGTGATGGAGGATCTGATCCAGCAGGGCAGCGGACTCGATCTCGTCGAACGGCCGGTGATAAAGGCCGAGGTGGGCAAGAACGTCCGGGAGACCGATGACCTCGTGGTCAGCGTGCTGCGCGGTCACCGGCTCCTCGGGTACGACGATCCGGCGGCCAGCCCGTTGCAGCTGACGGACCGGCTGATCACCATCGTGCGCGCCTCCAACGAACCGCCCCTGAACCACCCGCCGCAGGCCGCTCCGCGCGCCTGA
- the pdhA gene encoding pyruvate dehydrogenase (acetyl-transferring) E1 component subunit alpha, with protein MTVQELPGAAAYRPTPPPAWKPLTDPAPLLPDPEPYRVLGTDAVADADPELLLRLYSELVRGRRYNTQATALTKQGRLAVYPSSTGQEACEVAAALVLEERDWLFPSYRDTLAAVARGLDPVEALTLLRGDRHTGYDPREHRIAPLCTPLATQLPHAVGLAHAARLKGDDVVALAMVGDGGTSEGDFHEALNFAAVWRAPVVFLVQNNGFAISVPLAKQTAAPSLAHKAVGYGMPGRLVDGNDAAAMHQVLSEAVARARSGGGPTLVEAVTYRMDAHTNADDATRYRGDSEVEAWRAHDPVRILERELTGRGLLGDDGIEEARVAAEQMAAQLRERMNADPVLDPMDLFAHVYAEQTTQLREQAARLRVELDAEQDQPEQHSADDRGTGR; from the coding sequence ATGACGGTCCAAGAGCTGCCCGGCGCGGCCGCCTACCGGCCCACGCCGCCCCCGGCCTGGAAGCCGCTCACCGATCCCGCGCCCCTGCTCCCGGACCCCGAGCCGTACCGCGTGCTCGGTACGGATGCCGTGGCCGATGCAGACCCCGAGCTGCTGCTGCGGCTCTATTCCGAGCTCGTGCGCGGCCGGCGGTACAACACGCAGGCGACCGCCCTCACCAAGCAGGGCCGGCTCGCTGTCTATCCGTCGAGCACCGGGCAGGAGGCCTGCGAGGTGGCGGCCGCTCTGGTGCTGGAGGAGCGGGACTGGCTCTTTCCCAGTTACCGCGACACGCTCGCGGCCGTGGCTCGGGGGCTGGACCCGGTCGAGGCGCTGACCCTGCTGCGCGGCGACCGGCACACCGGGTACGACCCGCGCGAGCACCGCATCGCACCCCTGTGCACCCCGCTCGCCACCCAGCTGCCGCATGCCGTGGGTCTGGCCCACGCCGCACGGCTCAAGGGGGACGACGTGGTGGCGCTCGCCATGGTCGGTGACGGCGGCACCAGCGAGGGCGATTTCCACGAGGCGCTGAACTTCGCGGCCGTCTGGCGGGCCCCGGTCGTCTTCCTCGTGCAGAACAACGGCTTCGCCATCTCCGTACCCCTGGCCAAGCAGACCGCGGCACCGTCCCTGGCCCACAAGGCCGTGGGGTACGGCATGCCCGGCCGGCTGGTCGACGGCAACGACGCCGCCGCCATGCACCAGGTGCTCTCCGAGGCCGTGGCGCGCGCCAGGAGCGGCGGCGGTCCGACGCTCGTGGAGGCGGTCACCTACCGCATGGACGCGCACACGAACGCCGACGACGCGACGCGCTACCGCGGCGACAGCGAGGTCGAGGCCTGGCGGGCCCACGATCCGGTCCGGATCCTGGAGCGGGAGCTGACCGGGCGCGGGCTGCTCGGCGACGACGGCATCGAGGAGGCACGCGTGGCCGCGGAGCAGATGGCGGCGCAGCTGCGGGAGCGGATGAACGCGGACCCGGTGCTCGACCCGATGGACCTCTTCGCCCATGTCTACGCGGAGCAGACCACGCAGCTGCGCGAGCAGGCGGCCCGACTGCGGGTCGAGCTGGACGCGGAGCAGGACCAGCCAGAACAGCACAGCGCGGACGACAGGGGTACAGGGCGATGA
- a CDS encoding NTP transferase domain-containing protein, translating to MTAYDAIVLAGGAAKRLGGADKPGVRVGGRALLDRVLGACAGAGTTVVVGGRRPTTRAVTWAREEPQGGGPLAALGAGVRHTKAEHVLVLSADLPFLGADTVGSLLEAADQRDAEGAVCTDQDGRDQPLVAVYRAEPLRRELALIATEHGGLAGLPLRLLTHELTLSRVAADPLASFDCDTWEDIASARARIREHGTVLDEWITAVKNELGIELDVDTGVLLDLARDAAHGVARPAAPLTTFLVGYAAAKASGDGGGPEAVAEAARKAAALALRWADETETP from the coding sequence ATGACCGCGTATGACGCCATCGTTCTCGCCGGAGGGGCCGCCAAGCGGCTCGGCGGCGCCGACAAGCCCGGGGTCCGGGTCGGCGGCCGGGCGCTGCTCGACCGGGTGCTCGGCGCCTGCGCCGGTGCCGGGACCACCGTCGTGGTGGGGGGAAGACGTCCCACCACGCGCGCGGTGACCTGGGCGCGCGAAGAGCCGCAGGGCGGCGGCCCGTTGGCCGCGCTCGGTGCGGGAGTACGGCACACGAAGGCGGAGCACGTACTCGTGCTCTCCGCCGATCTGCCGTTCCTGGGAGCGGACACGGTCGGCTCGTTGCTGGAAGCGGCCGACCAGCGGGATGCCGAGGGCGCTGTCTGCACCGACCAGGACGGCCGGGACCAGCCGCTGGTCGCCGTCTACCGGGCGGAGCCGTTGCGCCGCGAACTGGCGCTCATCGCCACCGAGCACGGCGGTCTGGCCGGCCTGCCCCTGCGGTTGCTCACCCACGAACTGACGCTGTCCAGAGTGGCGGCGGACCCGCTCGCCTCGTTCGACTGCGACACCTGGGAGGACATCGCTTCGGCCCGGGCCCGGATCAGGGAGCATGGGACCGTGCTGGACGAATGGATCACCGCAGTCAAGAACGAACTGGGCATCGAACTCGACGTCGACACCGGCGTCCTGCTCGACCTCGCCCGTGACGCCGCCCACGGTGTCGCCCGCCCCGCCGCGCCCCTGACGACCTTCCTGGTCGGCTACGCGGCAGCGAAGGCGAGCGGCGACGGTGGTGGCCCGGAGGCAGTGGCCGAGGCCGCCCGGAAGGCTGCCGCGCTCGCCCTCCGGTGGGCGGACGAGACCGAGACGCCATGA
- a CDS encoding molybdopterin molybdotransferase MoeA — MTGHSGGAERNSAAEAEADEERAVAQALALVGRQAPPGTEPRADARADARAGARAASGADPAADPWGAPGAEPRASDRSRDHPQPPDPDPDPDPDPDPDPDPDPDPARTDPAASPRHVDPIASPRPADPLASPRRAGSAASAHRAGPNFPDHVESSPVPDRDRPASHHRPHTRATPWGEARAIAARAGRAVTPRTVRLPLDQALGQVLAEPLAALTDLPSFDTSAMDGWAVAGPGPWTIRDNEGILAGHATLTPLPDGDAIRIATGARIPADVTAVIRSEHAHADEAKGLLHAQRQVNPGQDIRPRGQECRSGDQLLPAGTLVTPAVLGLAAAAGYDELSARPRPRVEVLVLGDELLTAGLPHDGLIRDALGPMIGPWLRALGAEVSAPRRLGDDAEALQQALTGSEADLIVTTGGTAAGPVDHVHPVLARIGAELLVDGVAVRPGHPMLLARLGAGGPYLVGLPGNPLAAVSGLLTLAEPLLSGLAGRTPEDPYRVAIRDDVHGHPHDTRLVPVVHRTSGAPGPASGSSTRRDSTGTGGGTDHVVPLHYNGPAMLRGVAAADGLAVVEPGGVRSGTEVEILDLPWAPATPWTEGCFT; from the coding sequence ATGACCGGCCACAGCGGCGGCGCCGAACGGAACAGCGCTGCCGAGGCCGAGGCCGACGAGGAACGGGCCGTGGCGCAGGCCCTCGCCCTGGTCGGCAGACAGGCGCCTCCGGGGACAGAACCGAGGGCTGACGCGAGGGCAGACGCGAGGGCGGGCGCGAGGGCAGCCTCTGGGGCTGACCCGGCGGCAGACCCATGGGGAGCCCCCGGGGCCGAGCCCCGGGCCTCGGACCGGTCCCGGGATCACCCTCAGCCCCCAGACCCGGACCCAGACCCGGACCCAGACCCGGACCCGGACCCGGACCCAGACCCGGACCCCGCCCGGACCGATCCAGCCGCCTCCCCGCGTCACGTGGACCCGATCGCCTCCCCGCGCCCCGCTGACCCCCTCGCCTCCCCCCGCCGCGCGGGCTCCGCCGCTTCCGCCCACCGTGCCGGCCCGAACTTCCCCGACCACGTCGAGTCCTCCCCCGTGCCCGACCGGGACCGGCCCGCCTCTCACCACCGGCCGCATACCCGTGCCACACCGTGGGGCGAGGCCCGCGCCATCGCCGCCAGGGCCGGGCGGGCGGTCACTCCGCGTACGGTGCGGCTTCCTCTCGACCAGGCGCTCGGGCAGGTGCTCGCCGAGCCGCTCGCCGCTCTCACCGACCTGCCGTCCTTCGACACCTCCGCCATGGACGGCTGGGCCGTCGCAGGGCCGGGACCGTGGACCATCCGGGACAACGAGGGGATCCTCGCCGGGCACGCCACACTCACCCCGCTCCCCGACGGCGATGCCATCCGCATCGCCACAGGAGCCCGCATCCCGGCGGACGTCACCGCCGTCATCCGCAGCGAACACGCCCACGCCGACGAGGCCAAGGGCCTGCTGCACGCCCAGCGCCAGGTGAACCCCGGGCAGGACATCAGGCCACGTGGACAGGAGTGCCGCTCGGGCGACCAACTCCTCCCGGCCGGAACGCTGGTGACGCCCGCCGTCCTCGGACTGGCCGCAGCCGCCGGTTACGACGAGCTGTCGGCCCGGCCGCGGCCCCGCGTCGAAGTCCTCGTCCTGGGCGACGAACTGCTCACCGCCGGGCTGCCGCACGACGGGCTGATCCGGGACGCTCTCGGCCCGATGATCGGCCCCTGGCTGCGCGCGCTGGGCGCCGAGGTCTCCGCGCCGCGCCGCCTCGGTGACGACGCGGAGGCCCTTCAGCAGGCACTCACCGGATCCGAAGCCGACCTGATCGTCACCACCGGCGGTACCGCGGCCGGACCCGTCGACCATGTACACCCCGTTCTCGCCCGGATCGGTGCCGAGCTGCTCGTCGACGGAGTGGCCGTGCGCCCCGGCCACCCCATGCTGCTGGCCCGGCTCGGAGCCGGCGGCCCGTACCTGGTCGGGCTGCCCGGCAACCCGCTGGCCGCGGTGTCCGGGCTGCTCACCCTGGCCGAGCCGCTGCTCAGCGGGCTGGCAGGCCGGACCCCCGAGGACCCGTACCGGGTGGCCATACGCGATGACGTGCACGGCCACCCGCACGACACCCGTCTGGTCCCCGTGGTCCATCGCACGTCCGGCGCCCCGGGACCGGCCTCCGGTTCCTCAACTCGTCGCGACAGCACCGGAACCGGTGGGGGTACGGATCACGTCGTACCCCTGCATTACAACGGTCCTGCCATGCTGCGCGGCGTCGCCGCCGCGGACGGGCTGGCCGTTGTGGAGCCGGGCGGGGTACGGTCCGGCACCGAGGTGGAGATCCTCGATCTACCGTGGGCCCCGGCGACGCCGTGGACTGAAGGGTGTTTCACGTGA
- a CDS encoding alpha-ketoacid dehydrogenase subunit beta produces MTTAAATARERTAKAKPATMAQALGRALRDSMVEDPSVHVLGEDVGTLGGVFRITDGLAKEFGDERCTDTPLAEAGILGAAVGMAMYGLRPVVEMQFDAFAYPAFEQLISHVAKMRNRTGGAMPLPITVRVPYGGGIGGVEHHSDSSEAYYMATPGLHVVTPATVEDAYGLLRASIASDDPVVFLEPKRLYWSKADWSPQAPAAVEPIGRAVVRRPGRSATLITYGPSLPVCMEAAQAAVEEGWDLEVVDLRSLVPFDDETVAASVRRTGRAVVVHESTGFGGPGGEIAARITERCFHHLEAPVLRVAGFDIPYPPPMQERHHLPGVDRVLDAVARLQWEADN; encoded by the coding sequence ATGACCACCGCAGCGGCCACGGCCCGGGAGCGGACGGCGAAGGCCAAGCCCGCCACCATGGCGCAGGCACTCGGGCGCGCGCTGCGCGACTCGATGGTCGAGGATCCCTCCGTGCACGTCCTCGGTGAGGACGTCGGGACGCTCGGCGGGGTCTTCCGGATCACCGACGGCCTGGCGAAGGAGTTCGGCGACGAGCGCTGCACCGACACCCCGCTGGCCGAGGCCGGCATCCTCGGGGCGGCCGTCGGCATGGCGATGTACGGGCTCCGGCCCGTCGTGGAGATGCAGTTCGACGCCTTCGCCTATCCGGCGTTCGAGCAGCTCATCAGCCATGTCGCCAAGATGCGGAACCGGACCGGGGGCGCGATGCCGCTGCCCATCACGGTCCGGGTCCCCTACGGCGGCGGAATCGGCGGCGTGGAGCACCACAGCGACTCCTCGGAGGCGTACTACATGGCGACCCCGGGTCTCCACGTCGTCACGCCCGCCACGGTCGAGGACGCGTACGGGCTGCTGAGGGCCTCGATCGCGTCCGACGACCCGGTGGTCTTCCTGGAGCCCAAGCGGCTCTACTGGTCCAAGGCGGACTGGTCGCCGCAGGCCCCCGCCGCGGTCGAACCCATCGGACGGGCGGTCGTGCGCCGCCCCGGACGCAGCGCGACGCTGATCACGTACGGGCCGTCGCTGCCGGTCTGCATGGAGGCGGCGCAGGCCGCTGTCGAGGAGGGCTGGGACCTCGAAGTCGTCGACCTGCGGTCGCTGGTGCCGTTCGACGACGAGACCGTCGCCGCATCCGTACGGCGCACCGGGCGCGCGGTCGTCGTCCATGAGTCCACCGGCTTCGGCGGTCCGGGCGGCGAGATCGCGGCCCGGATCACCGAGCGCTGCTTCCACCATCTGGAGGCGCCGGTGCTTCGCGTCGCCGGTTTCGACATCCCGTATCCGCCGCCGATGCAGGAGCGCCACCATCTGCCGGGTGTGGACCGGGTGCTCGACGCCGTCGCACGACTGCAGTGGGAGGCGGACAACTGA